A window of the Linepithema humile isolate Giens D197 chromosome 4, Lhum_UNIL_v1.0, whole genome shotgun sequence genome harbors these coding sequences:
- the LOC105671755 gene encoding uncharacterized protein isoform X2 encodes MEKVPTDSLSARVHPDKMSWTSTVTEEGRLLLQINHDRRYDASASGRQRGTMQQQTYQTSNQRKRSSLIPNNVTSVWSAVCATELGILPQSALKHVNFINYVDFLGTANKNAEKSADSETSDREDVVCESANIFNDSWPFIDPSLIPQTTSRKPVRRRLKRRKWTPRRYRKLKNNANHEIDDASEDLSIKRASSLESDQEDFDLSTQESSPTARLSGNNFSLMQLRTRSSARNENRARLSKSYVPVGKNEVRRTTSRTSSKKIAQIDYSRSGYSKFCSSSRQKREQPQNRAELPEYPDYFMNILPVDNDSDTSEEARKSDYETPRNDAQNRISSAKFAKSNSLPSNTSVENGIVLRGRKKMALKQQKYHLRSNGVYSKISNKRRGRRKKRRGHKLKQKKKYRNATENSSCEESLSESESNLKDSADDVNSSTKIQKRCRCNTRRRRTRSIVCTCKKNLKEAANVIMQEIRAHIHDAKGLTEDVESVQDTISEVTAENKAIQLSKNDHPEELSTSFTIHQNGRKRRKRLNGSSIDYTFDDSSKTAYQSVFHECVDTPTATSSLKINVEEEMWQSDDCDSCDSEINHFWRRSSLIEGCDQEFDSSLLLGRKSDDSASEKSCNDVHETMSGACYKYRETPDIFLMMSENNSTCLDDDMEISNFVKHDETKNVVTYTNKNKTMNGSSSVDPSITKNEKNEKVEKDQKDQKDQKPKVKDQNFEVRKSRKSVKADSESSSMQKRSESKGNDSEIDYDKKEYLTRGKTKALGTKPDKNHIGKLVWGSCSGWWPALIIDASHAGMLASPGKLWVYWLGDAQISSLTERTQIEPFSKRLEQRLSQPPRNNQVSRAIDTTIQMLRQRFETPLTKPYYEWIRRNVNDLEKLDELTFYPYPTKVQQRLDELKEINSTAREKYASKQRKNSHSPLPAKKQVSEKYKEPKSTSWKQIEEERLPLRNQHPGVITWAKIAGHNWWPAMIIDYRDCCLKEPSFGCQWIMWYGDYKVSEIRHLEFLKFHKGLEKLHNYIKNTTKQSYVTGVLQASKDYCSRLGCNTDNWTLDNVFEYFSNTNNIHVPNNELQVSDSNKIYDKYSDEINKRMNEFKAKPDINNDRRNDIKESDALRRVISGEVSVNKLCLKCLEFTKNKMEDHPFFVGSLCKECSDEFKPCMFVFGNDDKCFYCTVCAGSGTLILCDREDCPRVYCTACMKYLVCPKEYDTMLTEDPWDCFLCRDESRQPVDPVLRPRPDWKNKITGMFRTSHVISNEINIAHYQKKKPIRVLSLFDGLGTGLLVLLKLGIDVEVYYVSEIDRDALMVSSAHFGDRITYLGDVRGIDKETIDEIAPIDLLIGGSPCNDLSIVNPARLGLHDRNGTGILFFDYTRIKDLLITANKGRHLFWMFENVASMPTKYRLEMNKCLGQEPYVIDSADFSPQHRLRLYWHNIPFNPYMVLFHKRQDVQDVLTKHCDRHALVKKIRTVTTRSNSLRCGKAELKPIIMKGESDTLWTTELEEIFGFPRHYTDVKNLSATDRQKLIGRSWSVQTIMAILQPLCSYFKCNENETKLCTAQGNIFSSHNNKHF; translated from the exons aCATATCAAACATCTAATCAACGCAAGAGAAGTTCATTGATACCAAACAATGTGACGAGCGTTTGGTCTGCAGTTTGCGCCACCGAACTGGGTATCCTTCCCCAGTCGGCCCTGAAGCATGTCAACTTCATTAATTACGTCGACTTTCTGGGCACCGCGAACAAGAACGCGGAGAAGTCCGCCGATTCCGAAACGAGCGATCGTGAAGATGTCGTGTGTGAGTCCGCGAATATCTTCAATGACTCGTGGCCGTTTATCGACCCGTCGCTAATCCCGCAAACTACTTCGAGGAAGCCAGTACGAAGACGACTGAAGAGAAGAAAATGGACGCCAAGACGATACAGAAAGCTAAAGAATAACGCGAATCACGAGATCGATGATGCATCGGAGGATCTCTCGATTAAGAGAGCGTCATCGCTGGAATCCGACCAGGAAGATTTTGACTTATCGACTCAGGAATCGAGTCCGACGGCGAGATTATCGGGTAACAACTTTTCGTTAATGCAACTCCGTACTCGGTCGTCCGCCAGGAacgaaaatcgcgcgcgtTTATCCAAAAGTTACGTACCAGTCGGCAAGAACGAAGTTCGTCGAACAACATCGAGAACGAGCTCGAAAAAGATCGCGCAAATTGATTACTCCAGATCCGGATATTCCAAATTCTGTTCGTCCAGTCGCCAGAAAAGAGAACAGCCGCAAAATCGTGCGGAATTGCCGGAGTATCCTGACTATTTTATGAACATCCTACCTGTAGACAATGACTCCGATACGTCGGAAGAAGCGAGAAAGTCGGATTACGAGACTCCTAGAAACGATGCGCAAAACAGAATCTCATCCGCGAAATTCGCAAAATCCAATTCACTGCCGTCTAATACATCTGTTGAGAATGGAATCGTTTtgagaggaagaaaaaaaatggcacTGAAACAACAGAAATATCATTTAAGAAGCAATGGTGTTTATTCTAAGATTTCAAACAAACGAAGAggcagaagaaaaaaaagaagaggacaTAAACTTaaacaaaagaagaaataCCGCAATGCTACAGAAAACAGCAGTTGCGAGGAAAGTTTGTCAGAATCCGAATCGAATTTGAAAGACTCTGCCGATGACGTAAATAGTAGCACAAAAATACAGAAACGTTGCCGTTGTAATACACGACGTCGACGGACTAGAAGTATCGTCTGCACGTGTAAGAAGAACTTGAAGGAAGCAGCGAATGTCATTATGCAGGAGATTCGGGCGCACATACATGACGCGAAAGGACTTACTGAGGATGTCGAAAGTGTTCAGGATACGATTTCCGAAGTCACTGCCGAAAAT AAGGCAATACAATTATCGAAGAACGACCATCCGGAAGAATTATCGACGAGTTTCACTATACATCAGAACGGTcgcaaaagaagaaaaagattaaacgGATCTTCGATCGATTACACATTCGATGACAGCTCGAAAACGGCCTATCAGAGTGTTTTTCACGAATGCGTCGATACGCCGACCGCGACGTCGTCTCTGAAGATCAACGTGGAGGAAGAAATGTGGCAATCGGACGATTGTGACAGTTGTGACAGCGAAATAAACCACTTTTGGCGCCGATCATCCTTAATTGAAGGATGCGACCAGGAATTTGATAGTTCACTGTTGTTGGGTCGGAAGAGCGATGATTCAGCGAGTGAAAAGTCTTGTAACGACGTGCATGAGACGATGAGCGGCGCGTGTTACAAATATCGCGAAACACCGGATATTTTCTTGATGATGAGCGAGAACAATTCTACATGTTTGGATGATGATATGGAAATCagcaattttgtaaaacatgatGAAACGAAGAATGTAGTCACGTacacaaacaaaaataagacTATGAATGGGTCGTCATCGGTAGACCCAAGTATTACCAAGaatgaaaagaatgaaaagGTTGAAAAGGATCAAAAGGATCAAAAGGATCAAAAACCAAAGGTCAAGGACCAAAATTTCGAA gttcgaaaaagtagaaaaagtGTGAAAGCTGATAGCGAATCGAGTTCAATGCAAAAACGCTCAGAAAGCAAAGGTAACGATTCGGAAATCGATTACGATAAAAAGGAATATCTTACCCGAGGAAAGACGAAGGCTTTAGGAACAAAGCCTGACAAGAACCACATCGGCAAGCTAGTATGGGGTTCATGTTCAGGATGGTGGCcag CTCTGATCATCGATGCTTCACATGCAGGCATGCTCGCTTCTCCAGGCAAATTATGGGTTTACTGGCTTGGAGATGCACAAATATCATCG CTTACGGAAAGAACTCAGATAGAACCGTTCTCGAAGAGATTGGAGCAGCGATTGTCGCAGCCGCCACGTAACAATCAAGTTTCACGCGCTATTGATACAACTATACAG ATGCTTCGCCAACGTTTCGAGACTCCTCTGACAAAGCCTTATTATGAATGGATACGACGGAATGTAAACGATTTGGAGAAAT TGGATGAGTTGACGTTTTATCCATATCCCACAAAAGTGCAACAAAGACTGGACGAATTGAAGGAAATAAATTCCACAGCTAGGGAGAAATATGCATCAAAACAGCGGAAAA ATTCACACTCACCTCTACCGGCGAAAAAACAGGttagtgaaaaatataaggaACCAAAAAGTACAAGCTGGAAACAGATCGAGGAAGAGCGTTTACCTTTACGAAACCAACATCCTGGTGTGATAACTTGGGCGAAAATTGCTGGACATAATTGGTGGCCCG CAATGATTATTGATTATCGCGATTGCTGCTTGAAAGAACCAAGTTTTGGTTGTCAATGGATCATGTGGTATGGCGATTACAAAGTTTCCGag ATTCGTCATCTCGAGTTTCTGAAATTTCATAAGGGATTAGAAAAGTTGCACAactacattaaaaatacaactaAACAATCGTATGTTACAGGCGTGCTTCAAGCTTCAAAG GATTATTGCTCTCGTTTAGGATGCAACACGGATAACTGGACTTTAGATAATGTCTTtgagtatttttcaaatacgaATAATATTCACGTACCAAATAACGAATTACAAGTTTCAGACTCTAACAagatatatgataaatattctgATGAAATCAATAAAAGAATGAACGAATTTAAAGCAAAGccagatataaataatgatcgAAGAAATGATATAAAAGAGAGTG ATGCTTTGCGTCGCGTAATATCAGGAGAAGTATCagtaaacaaattatgtttaaaatgtttgGAGTTTACTAAAAACAAAATGGAAGATCATCCATTCTTTGTAGGATCTTTATGTAAAGAATGTTCG GACGAATTCAAACCGTGTATGTTCGTGTTTGGGAACGATGACAAGTGC TTTTATTGCACAGTTTGCGCCGGTTCCGGAACTCTTATTCTTTGTGACAGAGAAGATTGTCCTCG TGTTTACTGCACAGCTTGTATGAAGTATTTGGTATGTCCAAAAGAATATGATACTATGCTGACGGAAGATCCATGGGATTGTTTCCTCTGCAGAGATGAATCTAGACAACCTGTGGACCCAGTATTACGTCCGCGGCCGGACtggaaaaacaaaattactgGAATGTTCCGTACATCTCATGTCATatcaaatgaaattaatattgcacattatcaaaaaaagaaacctATACGTGTTCTATCACTTTTCGATGGTTTGGGTACTG GTTTGTTAGTACTTTTAAAATTAGGAATCGACGTAGAAGTTTATTATGTGAGTGAAATTGACAGAGATGCCTTAATGGTTAGCAGTGCTCATTTCGGTGATCGTATTACTTACTTAGGAGATGTAAGGGGCATAGACAAAGAGACAATTGATGAAATTGCTCCGATCGACTTGTTAATCGGTGGATCGCCGTGTAATGATTTAAGTATTGTCAATCCTGCGCGATTAGGTCTTCACG ATCGCAATGGGACAggtattctttttttcgacTATACCAGAATTAAAGATCTATTAATAACTGCTAATAAAGGTCGCCACCTGTTTTGGATGTTCGAGAATGTCGCTTCCATGCCAACCAAGTACCGATTAGAAATGAACAA GTGTTTGGGACAAGAACCTTACGTCATAGATTCGGCGGATTTCTCGCCGCAGCACAGACTTAGACTGTATTGGCACAATATTCCCTTTAATCCTTATATGGTACTGTTTCATAAACGGCAGGATGTTCAAGATGTACTCACGAAACATTGCGATCGTCACGCTCTTGTGAAGAAAATTCGCACGGTTACTACAAGATCAAATTCTTTGAGATGTG gaaaAGCAGAATTAAAACCAATCATAATGAAAGGTGAAAGTGACACGTTATGGACCACTGAGCTCGAAGaaatttttggttttccaCGACATTACACGGacgtgaaaaatttatcggcgACAGATCGACAAAAACTGATCGGTAGGTCTTGGAGCGTGCAAACCATTATGGCCATATTGCAACCTTTATGCTCCTACTTTAAGTGCAATGAAAATGAGACAAAGTTATGCACAGCGCagggaaatattttttcatcgcataataacaaacatttttag
- the LOC105671755 gene encoding uncharacterized protein isoform X1, which yields MEKVPTDSLSARVHPDKMSWTSTVTEEGRLLLQINHDRRYDASASGRQRGTMQQQTYQTSNQRKRSSLIPNNVTSVWSAVCATELGILPQSALKHVNFINYVDFLGTANKNAEKSADSETSDREDVVCESANIFNDSWPFIDPSLIPQTTSRKPVRRRLKRRKWTPRRYRKLKNNANHEIDDASEDLSIKRASSLESDQEDFDLSTQESSPTARLSGNNFSLMQLRTRSSARNENRARLSKSYVPVGKNEVRRTTSRTSSKKIAQIDYSRSGYSKFCSSSRQKREQPQNRAELPEYPDYFMNILPVDNDSDTSEEARKSDYETPRNDAQNRISSAKFAKSNSLPSNTSVENGIVLRGRKKMALKQQKYHLRSNGVYSKISNKRRGRRKKRRGHKLKQKKKYRNATENSSCEESLSESESNLKDSADDVNSSTKIQKRCRCNTRRRRTRSIVCTCKKNLKEAANVIMQEIRAHIHDAKGLTEDVESVQDTISEVTAENVSEEQSKDFDQNISMEYDWNIDEFTNMAAHFQKAIQLSKNDHPEELSTSFTIHQNGRKRRKRLNGSSIDYTFDDSSKTAYQSVFHECVDTPTATSSLKINVEEEMWQSDDCDSCDSEINHFWRRSSLIEGCDQEFDSSLLLGRKSDDSASEKSCNDVHETMSGACYKYRETPDIFLMMSENNSTCLDDDMEISNFVKHDETKNVVTYTNKNKTMNGSSSVDPSITKNEKNEKVEKDQKDQKDQKPKVKDQNFEVRKSRKSVKADSESSSMQKRSESKGNDSEIDYDKKEYLTRGKTKALGTKPDKNHIGKLVWGSCSGWWPALIIDASHAGMLASPGKLWVYWLGDAQISSLTERTQIEPFSKRLEQRLSQPPRNNQVSRAIDTTIQMLRQRFETPLTKPYYEWIRRNVNDLEKLDELTFYPYPTKVQQRLDELKEINSTAREKYASKQRKNSHSPLPAKKQVSEKYKEPKSTSWKQIEEERLPLRNQHPGVITWAKIAGHNWWPAMIIDYRDCCLKEPSFGCQWIMWYGDYKVSEIRHLEFLKFHKGLEKLHNYIKNTTKQSYVTGVLQASKDYCSRLGCNTDNWTLDNVFEYFSNTNNIHVPNNELQVSDSNKIYDKYSDEINKRMNEFKAKPDINNDRRNDIKESDALRRVISGEVSVNKLCLKCLEFTKNKMEDHPFFVGSLCKECSDEFKPCMFVFGNDDKCFYCTVCAGSGTLILCDREDCPRVYCTACMKYLVCPKEYDTMLTEDPWDCFLCRDESRQPVDPVLRPRPDWKNKITGMFRTSHVISNEINIAHYQKKKPIRVLSLFDGLGTGLLVLLKLGIDVEVYYVSEIDRDALMVSSAHFGDRITYLGDVRGIDKETIDEIAPIDLLIGGSPCNDLSIVNPARLGLHDRNGTGILFFDYTRIKDLLITANKGRHLFWMFENVASMPTKYRLEMNKCLGQEPYVIDSADFSPQHRLRLYWHNIPFNPYMVLFHKRQDVQDVLTKHCDRHALVKKIRTVTTRSNSLRCGKAELKPIIMKGESDTLWTTELEEIFGFPRHYTDVKNLSATDRQKLIGRSWSVQTIMAILQPLCSYFKCNENETKLCTAQGNIFSSHNNKHF from the exons aCATATCAAACATCTAATCAACGCAAGAGAAGTTCATTGATACCAAACAATGTGACGAGCGTTTGGTCTGCAGTTTGCGCCACCGAACTGGGTATCCTTCCCCAGTCGGCCCTGAAGCATGTCAACTTCATTAATTACGTCGACTTTCTGGGCACCGCGAACAAGAACGCGGAGAAGTCCGCCGATTCCGAAACGAGCGATCGTGAAGATGTCGTGTGTGAGTCCGCGAATATCTTCAATGACTCGTGGCCGTTTATCGACCCGTCGCTAATCCCGCAAACTACTTCGAGGAAGCCAGTACGAAGACGACTGAAGAGAAGAAAATGGACGCCAAGACGATACAGAAAGCTAAAGAATAACGCGAATCACGAGATCGATGATGCATCGGAGGATCTCTCGATTAAGAGAGCGTCATCGCTGGAATCCGACCAGGAAGATTTTGACTTATCGACTCAGGAATCGAGTCCGACGGCGAGATTATCGGGTAACAACTTTTCGTTAATGCAACTCCGTACTCGGTCGTCCGCCAGGAacgaaaatcgcgcgcgtTTATCCAAAAGTTACGTACCAGTCGGCAAGAACGAAGTTCGTCGAACAACATCGAGAACGAGCTCGAAAAAGATCGCGCAAATTGATTACTCCAGATCCGGATATTCCAAATTCTGTTCGTCCAGTCGCCAGAAAAGAGAACAGCCGCAAAATCGTGCGGAATTGCCGGAGTATCCTGACTATTTTATGAACATCCTACCTGTAGACAATGACTCCGATACGTCGGAAGAAGCGAGAAAGTCGGATTACGAGACTCCTAGAAACGATGCGCAAAACAGAATCTCATCCGCGAAATTCGCAAAATCCAATTCACTGCCGTCTAATACATCTGTTGAGAATGGAATCGTTTtgagaggaagaaaaaaaatggcacTGAAACAACAGAAATATCATTTAAGAAGCAATGGTGTTTATTCTAAGATTTCAAACAAACGAAGAggcagaagaaaaaaaagaagaggacaTAAACTTaaacaaaagaagaaataCCGCAATGCTACAGAAAACAGCAGTTGCGAGGAAAGTTTGTCAGAATCCGAATCGAATTTGAAAGACTCTGCCGATGACGTAAATAGTAGCACAAAAATACAGAAACGTTGCCGTTGTAATACACGACGTCGACGGACTAGAAGTATCGTCTGCACGTGTAAGAAGAACTTGAAGGAAGCAGCGAATGTCATTATGCAGGAGATTCGGGCGCACATACATGACGCGAAAGGACTTACTGAGGATGTCGAAAGTGTTCAGGATACGATTTCCGAAGTCACTGCCGAAAATGTAAGTGAGGAACAGAGCAAAGATTTCGATCAGAACATTTCTATGGAATACGATTGGAACATCGATGAATTCACTAACATGGCTGCACATTTCCAGAAGGCAATACAATTATCGAAGAACGACCATCCGGAAGAATTATCGACGAGTTTCACTATACATCAGAACGGTcgcaaaagaagaaaaagattaaacgGATCTTCGATCGATTACACATTCGATGACAGCTCGAAAACGGCCTATCAGAGTGTTTTTCACGAATGCGTCGATACGCCGACCGCGACGTCGTCTCTGAAGATCAACGTGGAGGAAGAAATGTGGCAATCGGACGATTGTGACAGTTGTGACAGCGAAATAAACCACTTTTGGCGCCGATCATCCTTAATTGAAGGATGCGACCAGGAATTTGATAGTTCACTGTTGTTGGGTCGGAAGAGCGATGATTCAGCGAGTGAAAAGTCTTGTAACGACGTGCATGAGACGATGAGCGGCGCGTGTTACAAATATCGCGAAACACCGGATATTTTCTTGATGATGAGCGAGAACAATTCTACATGTTTGGATGATGATATGGAAATCagcaattttgtaaaacatgatGAAACGAAGAATGTAGTCACGTacacaaacaaaaataagacTATGAATGGGTCGTCATCGGTAGACCCAAGTATTACCAAGaatgaaaagaatgaaaagGTTGAAAAGGATCAAAAGGATCAAAAGGATCAAAAACCAAAGGTCAAGGACCAAAATTTCGAA gttcgaaaaagtagaaaaagtGTGAAAGCTGATAGCGAATCGAGTTCAATGCAAAAACGCTCAGAAAGCAAAGGTAACGATTCGGAAATCGATTACGATAAAAAGGAATATCTTACCCGAGGAAAGACGAAGGCTTTAGGAACAAAGCCTGACAAGAACCACATCGGCAAGCTAGTATGGGGTTCATGTTCAGGATGGTGGCcag CTCTGATCATCGATGCTTCACATGCAGGCATGCTCGCTTCTCCAGGCAAATTATGGGTTTACTGGCTTGGAGATGCACAAATATCATCG CTTACGGAAAGAACTCAGATAGAACCGTTCTCGAAGAGATTGGAGCAGCGATTGTCGCAGCCGCCACGTAACAATCAAGTTTCACGCGCTATTGATACAACTATACAG ATGCTTCGCCAACGTTTCGAGACTCCTCTGACAAAGCCTTATTATGAATGGATACGACGGAATGTAAACGATTTGGAGAAAT TGGATGAGTTGACGTTTTATCCATATCCCACAAAAGTGCAACAAAGACTGGACGAATTGAAGGAAATAAATTCCACAGCTAGGGAGAAATATGCATCAAAACAGCGGAAAA ATTCACACTCACCTCTACCGGCGAAAAAACAGGttagtgaaaaatataaggaACCAAAAAGTACAAGCTGGAAACAGATCGAGGAAGAGCGTTTACCTTTACGAAACCAACATCCTGGTGTGATAACTTGGGCGAAAATTGCTGGACATAATTGGTGGCCCG CAATGATTATTGATTATCGCGATTGCTGCTTGAAAGAACCAAGTTTTGGTTGTCAATGGATCATGTGGTATGGCGATTACAAAGTTTCCGag ATTCGTCATCTCGAGTTTCTGAAATTTCATAAGGGATTAGAAAAGTTGCACAactacattaaaaatacaactaAACAATCGTATGTTACAGGCGTGCTTCAAGCTTCAAAG GATTATTGCTCTCGTTTAGGATGCAACACGGATAACTGGACTTTAGATAATGTCTTtgagtatttttcaaatacgaATAATATTCACGTACCAAATAACGAATTACAAGTTTCAGACTCTAACAagatatatgataaatattctgATGAAATCAATAAAAGAATGAACGAATTTAAAGCAAAGccagatataaataatgatcgAAGAAATGATATAAAAGAGAGTG ATGCTTTGCGTCGCGTAATATCAGGAGAAGTATCagtaaacaaattatgtttaaaatgtttgGAGTTTACTAAAAACAAAATGGAAGATCATCCATTCTTTGTAGGATCTTTATGTAAAGAATGTTCG GACGAATTCAAACCGTGTATGTTCGTGTTTGGGAACGATGACAAGTGC TTTTATTGCACAGTTTGCGCCGGTTCCGGAACTCTTATTCTTTGTGACAGAGAAGATTGTCCTCG TGTTTACTGCACAGCTTGTATGAAGTATTTGGTATGTCCAAAAGAATATGATACTATGCTGACGGAAGATCCATGGGATTGTTTCCTCTGCAGAGATGAATCTAGACAACCTGTGGACCCAGTATTACGTCCGCGGCCGGACtggaaaaacaaaattactgGAATGTTCCGTACATCTCATGTCATatcaaatgaaattaatattgcacattatcaaaaaaagaaacctATACGTGTTCTATCACTTTTCGATGGTTTGGGTACTG GTTTGTTAGTACTTTTAAAATTAGGAATCGACGTAGAAGTTTATTATGTGAGTGAAATTGACAGAGATGCCTTAATGGTTAGCAGTGCTCATTTCGGTGATCGTATTACTTACTTAGGAGATGTAAGGGGCATAGACAAAGAGACAATTGATGAAATTGCTCCGATCGACTTGTTAATCGGTGGATCGCCGTGTAATGATTTAAGTATTGTCAATCCTGCGCGATTAGGTCTTCACG ATCGCAATGGGACAggtattctttttttcgacTATACCAGAATTAAAGATCTATTAATAACTGCTAATAAAGGTCGCCACCTGTTTTGGATGTTCGAGAATGTCGCTTCCATGCCAACCAAGTACCGATTAGAAATGAACAA GTGTTTGGGACAAGAACCTTACGTCATAGATTCGGCGGATTTCTCGCCGCAGCACAGACTTAGACTGTATTGGCACAATATTCCCTTTAATCCTTATATGGTACTGTTTCATAAACGGCAGGATGTTCAAGATGTACTCACGAAACATTGCGATCGTCACGCTCTTGTGAAGAAAATTCGCACGGTTACTACAAGATCAAATTCTTTGAGATGTG gaaaAGCAGAATTAAAACCAATCATAATGAAAGGTGAAAGTGACACGTTATGGACCACTGAGCTCGAAGaaatttttggttttccaCGACATTACACGGacgtgaaaaatttatcggcgACAGATCGACAAAAACTGATCGGTAGGTCTTGGAGCGTGCAAACCATTATGGCCATATTGCAACCTTTATGCTCCTACTTTAAGTGCAATGAAAATGAGACAAAGTTATGCACAGCGCagggaaatattttttcatcgcataataacaaacatttttag